The DNA region ACCTGTTATCTTCGCGTTACATTACGCCGCGTTTCGTCCTCTGGATGCGGTCGTTGAATCCGCAAATATCGCGTTCAGAGGACTAACTGCGGTAGTGGCTACTCCACTCGGCCCAAGCGGGTCTCGAAGGAGAGCCGGTCACCGCGGAACAGCGACCGGACACGTTCGAACGGGACCCCGTCGGTCCCCCACGAGGTCCGGTGCATCAGCAGCATCGGCAGCGCCGGGTTCGTCCCGATCAGCAGCGCCTCCCGCGGCGTGGCGAGCACGGTCTCGACCCGCTCCTCCGCGCCGTCGAAGACCACCCCAGCCTTTCCCGCAAACAGGCGTAGAGCGACTGTGTGGGATCGAACACATCCATGAGCGTCGGGAATCGCGCGGCGGTGAGATAGGTCGATTCCAGCCCGACCCGCTCGTCGTCGGCGAGCAGCACCCGTTCGATGTGGATGACGTCGTCTTCGGGATCGATTTCCAGTTCCGAAGCCAGCGACGGACCCGCCTCACGGCGTTCCAAAGAGATCAAATTCCGGCCAGGCTCGATGCCCTGCCTCCTGAGTCCTTCGGTGTAACTCACCAAGGCGAGCGGCTGGACGAGCTTGGGGCCCGCGACGTACGTGCCGCTCCCCTGTCGCCTGCTCAGCCGCCCTTCCAGGACGAGTTCACCGACGGCCTGGCGGACCGTCGCACGGGAAACCTCGAATCTTTCGGACAGTTCCCTTTCGGTGGGAAGTACCGCCCCTTGGCCTAATTCGGAGATCACGTCGAGCAGATCGACTTTGACCGCGTAATAGCGGGGAATGCGGCCGTGCTCGGGAATTCCGTCCCGAACCGGGCCGTCGGCGGGGGGATGCAGTCTAGGCGAACGCGCTTTCACGATCCAGATCCTAGGCCCGATTCCCCATGCCTGTACTGACCCGAACGAAGTGTTCATGCCACGCTCACACTGGTGGCCGAAAAGGGCACCCTCGGCGGGTGTTCAGCCTTCCGGCGGTTCCGGCGATCACCGGTCCGGGAGTAGGGGCGTTGGGCGCTCCGGCCTACGCCATTCGTCGGCAACCAGGCCCGGACGTCCGTTAATCACCACCAACGGCCGAAAGATCCGAAGAAAGTTGGTTGTCCCCGTGTATGCCCACCTGCTGTAGTCAGGTGGCCGCAGTCAGTCTCCCTGCCTCCACTGTGGACAGCCGGAAGGAATGAACCCTTGAACATCAAGCGTCGGTTCAGCCTGCTCAAAAAGACCCTGATCGCCGTCGCGGCGGCCGGAACCCTGGCGGGTCTCGCCACGGCTCCGCAAGCCGCCGCCGCGCAGCCGCCGTCCACCGACGTGGTCGGTGGCACCCGGGCCGCTCAGGGCGAATTCCCTTGGATGGTCAGGCTTTCCATGGGTTGCGGTGGTGCGCTCTACACCCCGCAGATCGTGCTGACGGCCGCGCACTGTGTGTCGCGGACCGGGGCCAACACGGGTATCACCGCCACCCTCGGCGTGGTGGACCTGCAGAGCACCGCGGCCAAGAAGGTCAAGTCGACCTACGTGTACCGGTCGCCGACCTACCCCACCTCCACCGGTGGTGACTGGGCCCTGATCAAGCTCGCCAGCCCGGTCAGCGGCATCCCGACGCTGCCGATCACCACCTCGACCGCCTACAACAGCGGCACGTTCACCGTCGCCGGCTGGGGTGCCGCGACCGAGGGCGGCGCGCAGCAGCGTTACCTGCTCAAGGCCACCGTCCCGTTCGTCTCCGACTCGACCTGCAAGGCGCAGGGCGGCAGCTACGCCGACCTGATCGACAGCGCCGAGATCTGCGCGGGCAACATCGACTCGGGCGGCGTCGACACCTGCCAGGGCGACTCGGGCGGCCCGATGTTCCGTCGCGACAGCGCCGGGGCCTGGATCCAGGTCGGCATCGTCAGCTGGGGCGAAGGCTGCGCGCGGGCGCACGCTCCCGGCGTCTACACCGAGGTGAGCACCTTCGCGACCGCGATCAAGAACGCGGCCGCCGGGCTCTAGTTTCCACCCGCACGGCATGCCCTGACTCGTGAGTGGCAAGGACGGTTCTAACCGTCCTTGCCACTCACGAGTCTTTTCAGCGGGTCTTGTCCAAACGCGACAGTGTTTCTTCGTACCCCGAAACGAGTTCCGCGATCACGTCGGCGACCGGGCGCACCCGGTCCATCCGCCCGACGATCTGCCCCACCGGCATCGAGACCACGCTCGGATCCGCCGCGTGGTGGATCCGGTTGTGCGCGTGGGAGACCAACAGGTTCTGCAGCGGCATCGGCAGCGGCTCGGGCGCGCCGGGCGCGGCCCACGCCTCGGTCCACCGCGTCTTGAGCAGCCGCGCCGGTTTGCCGGTGTAGATCCGCGTCCGGACGGTGTCGGACGACCCCGCCGCGACCAGCGCCCGCTGCATCGCCTCGGACTCCCCCATGGTCTGGAGGTATTCCTCGGTGGCGAGCCAGAAGGAGCCCATCCAGACCCCGGACGCGCCCAGCGCGAGCGCGGCCGCGACCTGCCTGCCCGAGCCGATCCCGCCCGCGGCGAGCACCGGGACCCGGTCGCCGACGGCGTCCACCACCTCGGGCAGCAGGACCATCGACGCGATCTCGCCGGTATGCCCGCCCGCCTCATAGCCTTGTGCCACAACGATGTCGACGCCGTTGTCGACGTGCCGGACGGCGTGCTCGGCCTTGCCGGCCAACGCCGCGACCGGCACGCCCTTCGCGTGGCACTGCTCGATGACGTCCACCGGCGGTGACCCCAAGGCGTTGGCGATCAACCGGATGGGGTGTTTCAGCGCGACCTCGACATGGGACCGGGCGACCGAATGCAGCCAGCCCAGCACGCCGGCGCGTTCGTCGGTGTCGTCCGGCAGCGGCGGCACCGCGAGGTCGCGCAGCGTCCGCTCCACGAAGTCGCGATGCTCCTGCGGGATGTGCTTCGCGAGATCGATCGACGTCCCTTCGGCCGGGATCTTCGCGGGCATCACGATGTCGACGCCGTACGGCTTCCCGCCGGTGTTCTCGTCCATCCAGGACAGGACGGCGTCGAGTTCGGCCGCGTCGTTGAACCGCACACAGCCCAGCACGCCGAGACCGCCCGCCCGGCTGATCGCCGCGGCCACGTGCTCGGACGGGGTGAACCCGACGATCGGCAGGTCGATCCCGAGCCGGTCGCACAGAGACGTCCGCATGAAACTCCTTACGCCGGTTGGATGGAAACGGGCTCGTTCTCGGAGGCGTAGCGCTGCGCCCAGGGATAGTCCGGCTTCCCGCTGGGGGAGCGCCCGATCTCCTCCGCGAGCCAGAGACTGCGCGGCACCTTGTACCCGGCGATCTCGGTCCGTACGTGCGCTTCGAGCGCGGCGACGTCGAGTTCCTTGCCGGACCTCGGCTGGATCACCGCGGCCACCCGCTGGCCGAGCCGGTCGTCGGGGATGCCGATGACGAGCGCGTCGAAGACGTCCGGATGCGATTTGAGCGCGCCCTCGACCTCTTCCGGGTACACCTTCTCGCCGCCGGTGTTCACGCACTGCGACCCCCGGCCGAGCAGGGTCACCGTGAGGTCTTCCTCGTAGCGCGCGTAGTCACCCGGGACGACGTACCGCTTGCCGTCGATCTCGACGAAGATCTTCTCGGTCTTCGCGGGATCCTTGTAATACCCGAGCGGGACGTGCCCGCGCCGGGCGATCAGGCCGATGGCGCCCGGTTCCGGCTCGACGAGCGCGCCGTCGTCGTCCACGAGGATCGCGTCCTTGCCGAAGTTGACCCGGGGGCCGGCGGAATGATCGCTGTCCTTGCTGACCATGCCGATGCCGGTGAACCCGCTTTCGGAGGAGCCGATCGCGTCGGTGATCACCACATGCGGGAGCAGCGCCAGGAATTCCTGCTTCACCGATTGGGAGAACAGGGCGGCGTGACTCGACACCGCCACGATCGACGACGCGTCGTAGTCGCCCTCGCGATAGGCGTCGATCAGCGGCCGCGCCATCGCGTCGCCGACGATGGTGAGCACCTGGACCTTGTTGTCCTGCACGGCTTTCCAGACGTCGTGCGCGTCGAACCGCGGGACGAAAACGACCGGGCTGCCGGTGAACAGCGCGCCGAACGCGGCCCACTGCGCGGCGCCGTGGATCAGCGGCGCGGCCGGGAGCCGGACCAGGCTGCCCGACTTGCCCTGTTCGGCGAGCGTCCACTCGTCGGGGACGTACTCGCCGGTGACGAAGTTGATGCCGCCGCCGAGCGCGCGCCAGATGTCCTCGTGGCGCCACAGGACGCCCTTGGGATAGCCGGTGGTGCCGCCGGTGTAGAGGATGTAGATGTCGTCGGCGCTGCGCTCGGCGAAGTCCCGCTCGGGCGAGCCTTCCGCGAGCGCGGTTTCGTAGTCCACGCCGCCGTAGGACGAGTAGTCGCCGTCGCTTCCGTCGTCGATGACGACAACGTGTTTCAATTTCGGCGTTTCCGGGAGGACGGCGGCGACCTTGTCCGAATAGCCGCGTTCGTGGACCAGCGCCACGAGGTCGGCGTTGTCGAACAGGTACCGCAGTTCGCCGTGGACGTAGCGGTAGTTGACGTTGACCGCGATCGCGCGCAGCTTGTACGCGGCGATCATCGATTCCAGGGCCTCGATCGAGTTCCGGGAATAGACACCGATGTGGGATCCGGGTCCCACGCCGTGTGCCGCGAGGTGATGCGCCAGCCGGTTGGCGCGCTCTTCCAGTTCGGCGAAGGTGACCCGCCGATCGCCGCAGACGACCGCGATGCGCTCCGGCACGGCGTCGACGGCGTGCTCGAGTAGATCCGCGATGTTGAGTGCCACTTCCCCAAAGTAGAACATGTTATCGTTCTGGGCAATGGCCGCTCTATGGGAGGCTGAAACTTTGAAAAATGTGGTGAACGAACCGCACGCGCTGGTGGAAAAGACCGGACACACCCTCGTGGTGACGATGAACCGGCCGGAGGCCCGCAACGCGCTCAGCGGCGAGATGCTCGGGATCATGGTCGAGGCGTGGAACCGGGTCGACGAGGACGACGACATCCGGTGCTGCGTGCTCACCGGCGCGGGTGGCGCGTTCTGCGCGGGCGCGGACCTGAAGTCGATGTCGAAGAACTCGCCGTCCGATTCGTTCGAGAAGGGCACTTTCGACCCCAGCAAGATCGAGGGGCTGTTGAAGGGGCGGCGGCTGACGAAGCCGTTGATCGCGGCCGTCGAGGGCCCCGCGATCGCGGGCGGGACCGAGATCCTTCAAGGCACCGATATCCGCGTCGCGGGCGAGAGCGCGAGGTTCGGCGTGTCCGAAGCGCGATGGAGCCTGTTCCCGATGGGCGGTTCGGCCGTGCGGCTCCCCCGGCAGATCCCGTACACCGTCGCGGCCGACCTCCTGCTGACCGGACGCCACATCAAGGCGGCCGAGGCACTGGAGATCGGCCTGATCGGCCACGTCGTGCCGGACGGCAAGGCGCTGGACAAGGCGCTCGAACTCGCCAGCCTCATCTCCCAGAACGGCCCGCTCGCGGTCCGCGCGATCCTCAAGACGATGCGCGACACCGAGGGCATGCACGAGGAAGAGGCCTTCAAGCTCGACGCCCAGTACGGCATCGAGGTCTTCGCGAGCGAAGACGCGAAGGAAGGCCCCCGCGCCTTCGCCGAGAAGCGCAAGCCCGTCTTCCGAGGCCGCTAACCCGTAACTCGCGTGATTGAGGCCGTAACTCACGTGATTGGAGGCGTAACTCCCGAGTTACGCCTCCAATCACGCGAGTTACGAGTTACGGCACGCGGTGGCCTTCCCAGTACGGGTCGCGGAGCTTGCGCTTGTAGAGCTTCCCGTTCGGATCTCGCGGGAGTTCGGGCAAGTAGTCGACGGAACGCGGGAGCTTGAACTTCGCGAGGCGTGACGCCGCGTACTCGAGGATCTCCGCGGTCAGCTCGTCGGAGGGCTCGACACCGTCCGCGGGCTCGACGACGGCCTTGATCGCCTCGCCCCAGTCCTCGTGCGGGACGCCGAACACGGCGACGTCGGCGATCTTCGGGTGCATCACCAGTTCGCCCTCGATCTCCGCCGGGTAGATGTTGACCCCGCCCGAGATGATCAGATCCGCCTTGCGGTCGTGCAGGAAGAGGTAGCCGTCCTCGTCGAGATGCCCGACGTCGCCGAGGGTGAACAGGTCCCCGACCCGCGCCTTGTCCGTCTTGGCCCGGTCCTTGTGGTACTCGAACTTCGAGTCGCCCATCTTCATGTACACCGTGCCGGTCTCGCCCGCGGGGAGTTCCGTGCCTTCGTCGTCGAGGATCTTGATCGTCGAACCCGGCCACGGCAGCCCGACCGAACCCGGTTTCTTCAGCCATTCCTCGCCCGAGATCGCCGTGCCGCCACCTTCGGTGGCCGCGTAGTACTCGGTGACGACCGGGCCCCACCAGTCGAGCATCCGGCGTTTGACCTCCAGCGGGCACGGCGCGGCGCCGTGGATCATCACGCGCAGCGAACTCAGGTCGTAGGCCGCGCGGACGTCGTCCGGCAGCGCGAGCAGGCGGCGGAACTGCGTCGGGACCATATGGCTGTGCGTGACGCGGTGCCGGTCGATCAGCCGCAGCATGTCCTCGGCGTCCCAGCGGTCCATCAGCACCGCGGTATGGCCCAGCTGCAGGGAAATCGCGACGAAGTTGAGCACGGCCGTGTGGTAGAGCGGCGATCCGCACAGGTGCACGTGGCCGTCGTGCGGCGCGAGCCCGAAGATCCCGAAGAACCACGTCGACGCGGCGGGCACGGAGTCGGGGTCGGCGCCGGTCAACGGCCGCCGGACACCCTTGGGCCGCCCCGTGGTCCCCGACGTGTAGAGCATCGGCGAGCCCGCCGTACGCCGCTCCGGGCGCCCGTCGCCCTCTCCGGAGCCGAGTTCCTCGATCCGGCGGAAGCCCTCGACGTCGCCGACGGCGAACCGGCCCCATTCCGGGATCCCGGCCTCGTCGGCGGCGGCGATCGCGACGTCGGCGAACCGTTCGTGCGCGAGGAAGGCCTTGGCGCCGCTGTCGGACAGGATGTAGGCGACCTCCGGCCCGACCAGATGCCAGTTGACCACCACGATGTACAGGCCGGACTGGATGGCGGCGAAGTAGGCCGCCACGAGTTCGTCGCCGTTGGGCTGCAGGACGACGACCACGTCTCCGGCCTCCAGCCCGAGGGCCTGCAGGCCACGGGCGTACGCGTTCGCTTTCGCGGCGAGGTCCCCGTAGCCGATCGAGCGGCCGTCCGGATCGACGAGCGCGACCCGCTCCGGCTCCTGTGCGGCGATGTTCCAGACCCCAAGTGTCCCGGTGGCAGTCGACATACCCGCAAATCTAGAACGCGTTCCACTCAAGGGCAACCGTCAGCCAAGCCCAGATGGCCGATCTTGCCGAGAAATCGAGAACATGTTTCACTCAGGATGTGAGCGCACCTGAACTTCCGCTGTCGGCCCCGCTCAACGTGGGCTTCGACTACACGCGTTCGGTCGGCCCGGTACTCGGCCGGTTCGTCGACGCCCTGCGCGAGCGCCGCGTCGAAGGCGTCCGGGGCAGCGACGGCCGCGTCCACGTGCCCCCGCTGGAGTACGACCCCGTGACCGCCGAAGCCTTGTCCGAGTTCGTTCCGGTGGCCTCCGAGGGCGAGATCGTCTCCTGGTCCTGGATCGCCGAACCCGTCGACGGTCAGCCGTTGTCGCGGCCGTTCGCGTGGGCGCTGATCCGCCTCGACGGCGCCGACACCTCGATGCTGCACGCCGTCGACGCCGGCTCCCCTTCGAATGTCCACACGGGACAGCGGGTCCGGATCCGCTGGGCGGACGAGACCGTCGGCCACATCCGGGACATCGCCTACTTCGTCCCCGCCGACGGGCCCGACACCGAAACCACCGAGCCGCCTCCTCCGGTCGCGAAACGCGAGGACGGCGCGCCGGTCAGCGTGGTGATCACGCCGATCCACCTGCGCTACGAGCATTCCGCGTCGCCGGAGGAAAGCCGGTACCTGCGCGGGCTCGCCGAGGGGAAGCTGATCGGCCAGCGCTGCCCGTCGTGCGAGAAGGTCTACATCCCGCCGCGCGGCGCGTGCCCGACCGACGGTGTCCCGACCACCGACGAGGTCGAACTGCCCGACACCGGCATCGTCACCACGTTCTGCATCGTGAACGTGCCGTTCCTCGGCCAGAAGATCAAACCGCCGTACGTCGCCGCGTACATCCTGCTCGACGGCGCGGACATCGCGTTCCTGCACCTCGTCCTCGGCTGCGACGCCGCCGACGTCCGGATGGGCATGCGGGTCCGGGCCGTCTGGAAGCCACGGGACGAATGGTGGACGTCGCTGGAGAACATCGGCCATTTCGAACCGACCGGCGAACCCGACGCGCCCTACGAATCCTTCGCCCACCATCTGTGAGGACCACCGTGCCAGATGTAGCAGTCGTGGGCTTCGCGCAGGCCCCCAACGTCCGCAGCACCCCGGGCACCACCAACGGCGTGGAAATGCTGGTGCCGATCTTCGCCGAGGTCTTCGAGCGCACCGGTCTGTCCAAAGAGGACATCGGGTTCTGGTGCTCGGGTTCCTCGGACTACCTCGCCGGCCGCGCGTTCTCGTTCATCGCCGCGGTCGACGCCATCGGCGCCTTCCCGCCGATCCACGAGTCGCATGTCGAGATGGACGCCGCCTGGGCGCTCTACGAGGCGTGGCTGAAGATCCGGATGGGCGAGGTCGAGACCGCGCTGGTCTACGGCTTCGGCAAATCCTCCGCCGGACAATTGCGGCGGGTGCTCGCCTTGCAGATGGATCCTTACGTCGTCGCGCCGCTGTGGCCGGATTCGGTGAGCGTCGCCGGGATCCAGGCGCGGCTGGGGCTCGAATCCGGGCTGTGGTCGGAAAAGGATCTCGCCGAGGTCGCCGCGCGCAGCCGCGCCGACGCCGCCGGCAATCCCGCCGCGCAACTCTCCGGAACGGTCGAGGTCGCGGAGCTTCTCGACGCCCCGTACTTCGCGGATCCCTTGCGGGCCCACGACATCGCGCCCATCACCGACGGCGCCGCCGTGCTCGTCCTCGCGTCGGCCGAACGGGCGGCGGACCTCGTCGACAGCCCCGCGGTGATCACCGGGATCGAGCACCGCGTCGACTCCCCCGCGCTCGGCGTGCGGGACCTCACTAAGTCGCCGTCGACGGCCGCCGCCGGACGGGCGCTCGACCTCGACGGCGTCGAAGTGGCCGAACTGCACGCGCCGTTCACCCATCAGGAATTGATCCTGCGCGACGCGCTGGGCCTCGGCGACCAGGTGCGGATCAATCCCTCCGGCGGCGTCCTGACCGGTAATCCGATGTTCTCGGCGGGGCTGGCGCGGATCGGCGAGGCGGCGAACCGCATCCTCGACGGCAGCGCGCGCAAGACCCTCGCCCACGCGACCAGCGGCCCCGTCCTCCAGCAGAACCTGGTCGCGACCTTGGAGGTCCTCTCGTGAAGCACCTCGCGGCCGTGTTGGGAACCGGCCAGACGCACCACAAGGCCAAACGCACCGACGTGTCCATGCCCGGCCTGCTCCGGGAGGCCATCGACCGGGCGATGCTCGACGCGGGGACCGGTTGGGACGACATCGACGCGGTCGTCCTCGGCAAGGCGCCGGACCTGTTCGAGGGCGTGATGATGCCCGAACTGTTCCTCGCCGATTCGCTCGGCGCCACCGGGAAACCGTTGCTGCGGGTGCACACCGCGGGTTCGGTCGGCGGCTCGACCGCGCTCGTGGCGGCGTCGCTGGTGCAGGCGGGCGTGCACAAACGGGTGCTGACCGTGGCTTTCGAGAAGCAGTCAGAGTCGAACGCGATGTGGGGCCTGTCGATCCTGCCGCCGTTCCAGATGCCGGTGGGCGCCGGGGCGGGCGGGTATTTCGCGCCGCACGTGCGCTCGTACATCCGGCGATCCGGCGCGCCCGACCACGTCGGGGCGATCGTCGCGGCCAAGGACCGGCGCAACGGCGCGCTGAATCCGTACGCGCATCTGCGGCAGTCCGACATCACGGTGGAGTCGGTGCGGGCGTCGCAGATGCTGTGGGATCCGATCCGTTACGACGAGACGTGCCCGTCCTCGGACGGCGCGTGCGCGATGGTGATCGGGGACGAGGCGTCGGGCGATGCCGTTCCCGGTGGCGCGGCGTGGATCCACGCGAC from Amycolatopsis sp. EV170708-02-1 includes:
- a CDS encoding trypsin-like serine protease; this encodes MNIKRRFSLLKKTLIAVAAAGTLAGLATAPQAAAAQPPSTDVVGGTRAAQGEFPWMVRLSMGCGGALYTPQIVLTAAHCVSRTGANTGITATLGVVDLQSTAAKKVKSTYVYRSPTYPTSTGGDWALIKLASPVSGIPTLPITTSTAYNSGTFTVAGWGAATEGGAQQRYLLKATVPFVSDSTCKAQGGSYADLIDSAEICAGNIDSGGVDTCQGDSGGPMFRRDSAGAWIQVGIVSWGEGCARAHAPGVYTEVSTFATAIKNAAAGL
- a CDS encoding nitronate monooxygenase family protein yields the protein MRTSLCDRLGIDLPIVGFTPSEHVAAAISRAGGLGVLGCVRFNDAAELDAVLSWMDENTGGKPYGVDIVMPAKIPAEGTSIDLAKHIPQEHRDFVERTLRDLAVPPLPDDTDERAGVLGWLHSVARSHVEVALKHPIRLIANALGSPPVDVIEQCHAKGVPVAALAGKAEHAVRHVDNGVDIVVAQGYEAGGHTGEIASMVLLPEVVDAVGDRVPVLAAGGIGSGRQVAAALALGASGVWMGSFWLATEEYLQTMGESEAMQRALVAAGSSDTVRTRIYTGKPARLLKTRWTEAWAAPGAPEPLPMPLQNLLVSHAHNRIHHAADPSVVSMPVGQIVGRMDRVRPVADVIAELVSGYEETLSRLDKTR
- a CDS encoding acyl-CoA synthetase; this translates as MALNIADLLEHAVDAVPERIAVVCGDRRVTFAELEERANRLAHHLAAHGVGPGSHIGVYSRNSIEALESMIAAYKLRAIAVNVNYRYVHGELRYLFDNADLVALVHERGYSDKVAAVLPETPKLKHVVVIDDGSDGDYSSYGGVDYETALAEGSPERDFAERSADDIYILYTGGTTGYPKGVLWRHEDIWRALGGGINFVTGEYVPDEWTLAEQGKSGSLVRLPAAPLIHGAAQWAAFGALFTGSPVVFVPRFDAHDVWKAVQDNKVQVLTIVGDAMARPLIDAYREGDYDASSIVAVSSHAALFSQSVKQEFLALLPHVVITDAIGSSESGFTGIGMVSKDSDHSAGPRVNFGKDAILVDDDGALVEPEPGAIGLIARRGHVPLGYYKDPAKTEKIFVEIDGKRYVVPGDYARYEEDLTVTLLGRGSQCVNTGGEKVYPEEVEGALKSHPDVFDALVIGIPDDRLGQRVAAVIQPRSGKELDVAALEAHVRTEIAGYKVPRSLWLAEEIGRSPSGKPDYPWAQRYASENEPVSIQPA
- a CDS encoding crotonase/enoyl-CoA hydratase family protein, translated to MNEPHALVEKTGHTLVVTMNRPEARNALSGEMLGIMVEAWNRVDEDDDIRCCVLTGAGGAFCAGADLKSMSKNSPSDSFEKGTFDPSKIEGLLKGRRLTKPLIAAVEGPAIAGGTEILQGTDIRVAGESARFGVSEARWSLFPMGGSAVRLPRQIPYTVAADLLLTGRHIKAAEALEIGLIGHVVPDGKALDKALELASLISQNGPLAVRAILKTMRDTEGMHEEEAFKLDAQYGIEVFASEDAKEGPRAFAEKRKPVFRGR
- a CDS encoding acyl-CoA synthetase, whose amino-acid sequence is MSTATGTLGVWNIAAQEPERVALVDPDGRSIGYGDLAAKANAYARGLQALGLEAGDVVVVLQPNGDELVAAYFAAIQSGLYIVVVNWHLVGPEVAYILSDSGAKAFLAHERFADVAIAAADEAGIPEWGRFAVGDVEGFRRIEELGSGEGDGRPERRTAGSPMLYTSGTTGRPKGVRRPLTGADPDSVPAASTWFFGIFGLAPHDGHVHLCGSPLYHTAVLNFVAISLQLGHTAVLMDRWDAEDMLRLIDRHRVTHSHMVPTQFRRLLALPDDVRAAYDLSSLRVMIHGAAPCPLEVKRRMLDWWGPVVTEYYAATEGGGTAISGEEWLKKPGSVGLPWPGSTIKILDDEGTELPAGETGTVYMKMGDSKFEYHKDRAKTDKARVGDLFTLGDVGHLDEDGYLFLHDRKADLIISGGVNIYPAEIEGELVMHPKIADVAVFGVPHEDWGEAIKAVVEPADGVEPSDELTAEILEYAASRLAKFKLPRSVDYLPELPRDPNGKLYKRKLRDPYWEGHRVP
- a CDS encoding Zn-ribbon domain-containing OB-fold protein; protein product: MADLAEKSRTCFTQDVSAPELPLSAPLNVGFDYTRSVGPVLGRFVDALRERRVEGVRGSDGRVHVPPLEYDPVTAEALSEFVPVASEGEIVSWSWIAEPVDGQPLSRPFAWALIRLDGADTSMLHAVDAGSPSNVHTGQRVRIRWADETVGHIRDIAYFVPADGPDTETTEPPPPVAKREDGAPVSVVITPIHLRYEHSASPEESRYLRGLAEGKLIGQRCPSCEKVYIPPRGACPTDGVPTTDEVELPDTGIVTTFCIVNVPFLGQKIKPPYVAAYILLDGADIAFLHLVLGCDAADVRMGMRVRAVWKPRDEWWTSLENIGHFEPTGEPDAPYESFAHHL
- a CDS encoding thiolase domain-containing protein translates to MPDVAVVGFAQAPNVRSTPGTTNGVEMLVPIFAEVFERTGLSKEDIGFWCSGSSDYLAGRAFSFIAAVDAIGAFPPIHESHVEMDAAWALYEAWLKIRMGEVETALVYGFGKSSAGQLRRVLALQMDPYVVAPLWPDSVSVAGIQARLGLESGLWSEKDLAEVAARSRADAAGNPAAQLSGTVEVAELLDAPYFADPLRAHDIAPITDGAAVLVLASAERAADLVDSPAVITGIEHRVDSPALGVRDLTKSPSTAAAGRALDLDGVEVAELHAPFTHQELILRDALGLGDQVRINPSGGVLTGNPMFSAGLARIGEAANRILDGSARKTLAHATSGPVLQQNLVATLEVLS
- a CDS encoding thiolase domain-containing protein — translated: MKHLAAVLGTGQTHHKAKRTDVSMPGLLREAIDRAMLDAGTGWDDIDAVVLGKAPDLFEGVMMPELFLADSLGATGKPLLRVHTAGSVGGSTALVAASLVQAGVHKRVLTVAFEKQSESNAMWGLSILPPFQMPVGAGAGGYFAPHVRSYIRRSGAPDHVGAIVAAKDRRNGALNPYAHLRQSDITVESVRASQMLWDPIRYDETCPSSDGACAMVIGDEASGDAVPGGAAWIHATAMRTEPTTFAGRDQVNPQAGRDAAAALWRDAGITDPLSEVDAAEIYVPFSWFEPMWLENLGFTDEGQGWKLTEAGETALGGRLPVNPSGGVLSSNPIGASGMLRFSEAAKQVMGRAGDYQVDGARIALGHAYGGGSQFFSMWVVGSAKPS